Proteins from a genomic interval of Liolophura sinensis isolate JHLJ2023 chromosome 3, CUHK_Ljap_v2, whole genome shotgun sequence:
- the LOC135463517 gene encoding mucin-2-like has translation MLIPKANFLHTHELTDTTPKTKPHRQKKNPTDIGREAQDPQSLVHRHKPTDTGPQAQGPQTLVHRHKPTDTASQAKPYVHESRGHRHKCTDTSPQIQVHRHRSTDASPQTQAPRNKVTETSLQTQGLRHTPTDTSQQTQANRQAHMNEATDTSPETQGHKHRSTDTSPQSQAHKHKPSDRRPQTQAHTHKPTVTSPQTQAQRHKPTNTGPQTQAQRHRSTNTRPQIQAHKHKPPGARPQTQAHKHMLTGTSPQTQVHRDKPRDTGPKTQAHKRKATDTSPQTQSHRRKATNTGSQTQAHRHKPTNTSPQTQTHRRKATGPIPQTQAHRPKATNTGPRSQAHRYKPTNTRPQTQALRHKPTNTRPQPQGHSHKPTNTGPQTQAHKHRSTNTSPQSQAHRNNPTDTSPQTQAHKHRSTDTSPQKQAHKHKATSVHRRKPTDTSPQKQGHRDKPTDTRPQTHADGHKPTDTSQQTSSHERGHRHKPRDTRPQTQVHRHKPTVTSPQTQALRQKATDTSPHTQAHSHKPTNASPETQAHKHRSTDTSPETQVHKHKATDTSPQTQASRRKATDTSAQTHAHRHKPTNTGPQRQAQRHRSKNTSPQEKGHRYKPTNTIPQAQGHKHRFTDTSPQTQAHKHKPTNTNPQAQGHRPNPTNTSPQAQGHKHRSTVTSPQIQAHKHKATDTSPQTQAHKHKATTTRSQSQAHKHRSTDTSPQTQVHRHKPTDTSPQTTGQQTQAHSHKPTETIPQTQAHRHKPTNTGPQTQAHRNKPTNTRPQAQDHKRKTTDTGPQTQAL, from the exons ATGTTAATTCCCAAAGCAAACTTCTTACATACACACGAGCTCACAGACACAACCCCAAAGACAAAACCccacaggcaaaaaaaaaacccgacgGACATAGGTCGAGAGGCACAAGACCCACAGTCACTGGTCCACAGACACAAGCCCACAGACACTGGTCCACAGGCACAAGGCCCACAGACACTGGTCCACAGACACAAGCCCACAGACACAGCCTCACAGGCAAAACCCTACGTGCACGAGTCCAGAGGCCACAGACATAAGTGCACAGACACAAGCCCACAGATACAGGTCCACAGACACAGGTCCACAGACGCAAGCCCACAGACACAAGCCCCCAGAAACAAGGTCACAGAGACAAGCCTACAGACACAAGGCCTCAGACACACGCCGACGGACACAAGCCAACAGACACAAGCCAACAGACAAGCTCACATGAACGAGGCCACAGACACAAGCCCAGAGACACAAGGCCACAAACACAGGTCCACAGACACAAGCCCACAGTCACAAGCCCACAAACACAAGCCCTCAGACAGAAGGCCACAGACACAAGCCCACACACACAAGCCCACAGTCACAAGCCCACAAACGCAAGCCCAGAGACACAAGCCCACAAACACAGGTCCACAGACACAAGCCCAGAGACACAGGTCCACAAACACAAGGCCACAGATACAAGCCCACAAACACAAGCCTCCAGGCGCAAGGCCACAGACACAAGCGCACAAACACATGCTCACAGGCACAAGCCCACAAACACAGGTCCACAGAGACAAGCCCAGAGACACAGGTCCAAAAACACAAGCCCACAAGAGAAAGGCCACAGATACAAGCCCACAAACACAATCCCACAGGCGCAAGGCCACAAACACAGGTTCACAGACACAAGCCCACAGACACAAGCCCACAAACACAAGCCCACAAACACAAACCCACAGGCGCAAGGCCACAGGCCCAATCCCACAAACACAAGCCCACAGGCCCAAGGCCACAAACACAGGTCCACGGTCACAAGCCCACAGATACAAGCCCACAAACACAAGGCCACAGACACAAGCCCTCAGACACAAGCCCACAAACACAAGGCCACAACCACAAGGTCACAGTCACAAGCCCACAAACACAGGTCCACAGACACAAGCCCACAAACACAG GTCAACAAACACAAGCCCACAGTCACAAGCCCACAGAAACAATCCCACAGACACAAGCCCACAGACACAAGCCCACAAACACAGGTCCACAGACACAAGCCCACAGAAACAAGCCCACAAACACAAGGCCACAAGC GTCCACAGACGCAAGCCCACAGACACAAGCCCCCAGAAACAAGGTCACAGAGACAAGCCTACAGACACAAGGCCTCAGACACACGCCGACGGACACAAGCCAACAGACACAAGCCAACAGACAAGCTCACATGAACGAGGCCACAGACACAAGCCCAGAGACACAAGGCCACAAACACAGGTCCACAGACACAAGCCCACAGTCACAAGCCCACAAACACAAGCCCTCAGACAGAAGGCCACAGACACAAGCCCACACACACAAGCCCACAGTCACAAGCCCACAAACGCAAGCCCAGAGACACAAGCCCACAAACACAGGTCCACAGACACAAGCCCAGAGACACAGGTCCACAAACACAAGGCCACAGATACAAGCCCACAAACACAAGCCTCCAGGCGCAAGGCCACAGACACAAGCGCACAAACACATGCTCACAGGCACAAGCCCACAAACACAGGTCCACAGAGACAAGCCCAGAGACACAGGTCCAAAAACACAAGCCCACAAGAGAAAGGCCACAGATACAAGCCCACAAACACAATCCCACAGGCGCAAGGCCACAAACACAGGTTCACAGACACAAGCCCACAGACACAAGCCCACAAACACAAGCCCACAAACACAAACCCACAGGCGCAAGGCCACAGGCCCAATCCCACAAACACAAGCCCACAGGCCCAAGGCCACAAACACAGGTCCACGGTCACAAGCCCACAGATACAAGCCCACAAACACAAGGCCACAGACACAAGCCCTCAGACACAAGCCCACAAACACAAGGCCACAACCACAAGGTCACAGTCACAAGCCCACAAACACAGGTCCACAGACACAAGCCCACAAACACAGGTCCACAGACACAAGCCCACTGACACAAGCCCACAAACAACAGGTCAACAAACACAAGCCCACAGTCACAAGCCCACAGAAACAATCCCACAGACACAAGCCCACAGACACAAGCCCACAAACACAGGTCCACAGACACAAGCCCACAGAAACAAGCCCACAAACACAAGGCCACAAGCGCAAGACCACAAGCGCAAGACCACAGACACAGGCCCACAGACACAAGCCCTTTGA